TCCGTCCCGCGCAGCGCGGCGCACACCCCGGCGGCGATCCCCTCCTGACCGAGGTACGGGTGGATGCCGCCGACGATCGCCCCGGCGCGGACCAGGTCGATGGCCCGCTCCTCGAAGCGGCGGATCAGCCGTACCGTGCGGTAGAGCCGGACCGGGTCGGCGTCGGTCACGGGTCGCGCCTCTCCTTCACCGCGGCGAGGATGTCGTCCCAGAGCTTCGCCCGGGCGGTCAGCGCCAGGTTGACCGTGTCGGCGCACTCCTGCCACTTGCCGTCGTCGTCGCCGCAGAGGTCGGCGAGCATCTGCATCGCCATCGGGGTGTGCTGCTCGCCGTCGACCTCGATGTGCCGCTCCAGGTAGTCGACGAACGTGTGCAGCCGGTTGCTGCGCTCGTTGACGGCGACGACCTGGGTGAACATGTCGGGGATCAGGTCCTCCCGGCCGAACGCGAAGGCCGCGGCCTGGCAGTGCACCGGGGTCGACTCGATGATCTTCCAGGTGGTGGCGGCGAACTCGGCCGACGGCCCCGGCACGCCGGCCTCGGCCAGCGCCTCGGTCACCGGCCGGCCGGCCCGCAGCAGCTCGACCAGCCGGTCCACGGCGGTGGTGTCCG
This genomic interval from Micromonospora coxensis contains the following:
- a CDS encoding DUF3050 domain-containing protein, whose translation is MSRYDWGRTHPGIERLEQAVTDRRDVVVTHPLYANLDTHQALVTFMEHHVFAVWDFMSLLKSLQQQLTCVSVPWIPTGPTGSRRLINDIVMVEESDELGEGYISHFELYVRGMREAGADTTAVDRLVELLRAGRPVTEALAEAGVPGPSAEFAATTWKIIESTPVHCQAAAFAFGREDLIPDMFTQVVAVNERSNRLHTFVDYLERHIEVDGEQHTPMAMQMLADLCGDDDGKWQECADTVNLALTARAKLWDDILAAVKERRDP